From a region of the Helicobacter hepaticus ATCC 51449 genome:
- the selD gene encoding selenide, water dikinase SelD has protein sequence MSDLAQISSQLTQKPNSLLIAGFESNEDCGAMLYAPNDEYAMLSSVDFITPVVDDPYLYGQIAAANALSDIFAMGGEVKSALNLLMWDNTHFDSAVANAILKGGLNKITESNALLLGGHTIKDKEQKYGLAVNGIAHKNRLWRNHTGYIGDMLVLTKPLGSGILTTAIKAQMFSQTTEVTQSMAMLNLYAARIAQNYEIHACTDITGFGLIGHAFEMCGGIKNQNEKSILFYTKQIPLFDKTESFSQMGIVPGGSYENKKALQSQVQIQCTLEDDIFYYDAQTSGGLLFALPFNQAKLFVDELHKAGIIHANVIGEIIPKTETSIVLG, from the coding sequence CTGTCAGACCTCGCACAAATCTCTAGCCAGCTTACCCAAAAACCAAACTCTTTGCTCATTGCAGGATTTGAAAGCAATGAAGATTGCGGTGCAATGCTCTATGCACCAAATGATGAATACGCTATGCTTTCAAGTGTGGATTTTATCACACCTGTGGTTGATGACCCATATCTTTATGGACAAATCGCTGCAGCTAATGCTCTAAGTGATATTTTTGCAATGGGAGGTGAGGTCAAGAGTGCGCTTAACTTGCTTATGTGGGATAATACACATTTTGATAGTGCGGTAGCAAATGCTATTTTAAAAGGTGGGTTAAACAAAATTACAGAATCTAACGCATTACTTCTTGGCGGACATACTATTAAAGATAAAGAACAAAAATATGGCTTAGCTGTCAATGGCATAGCACACAAGAATCGTTTGTGGCGCAATCACACTGGATACATCGGCGATATGCTTGTATTAACAAAGCCTCTTGGTAGCGGGATTCTTACCACTGCTATAAAAGCTCAAATGTTCTCCCAAACAACTGAAGTAACTCAATCAATGGCTATGCTCAATCTCTATGCTGCGCGTATCGCACAAAACTACGAGATTCACGCTTGCACAGATATTACAGGATTTGGGCTTATTGGACACGCTTTTGAAATGTGTGGAGGTATAAAAAATCAAAATGAAAAAAGCATACTTTTTTATACCAAACAAATCCCACTTTTTGACAAGACAGAATCATTTTCTCAAATGGGTATCGTGCCCGGTGGCTCTTATGAAAATAAAAAAGCTTTACAATCTCAAGTGCAGATACAATGCACACTTGAAGATGATATTTTTTATTATGATGCACAAACTTCTGGTGGTCTCCTCTTTGCACTTCCTTTTAATCAAGCAAAATTATTTGTTGATGAATTACACAAAGCAGGTATCATACACGCAAATGTTATCGGTGAAATCATACCTAAAACAGAAACATCTATTGTTTTAGGATAA
- the yedF gene encoding sulfurtransferase-like selenium metabolism protein YedF: MNNTIQIDVRDLPCPEPVLKAKKALLGINEHTLKLHNYEIIGNSPSSKENLMRFLNTEGFEFEVGFGRDEQFMIILKGKASKQNAHKDKIIPKMMLIKNDRVGEGELGGMLINGFIKSLLQTDILPQKIFFVNRGVLLTTDNKEVDNTEIVEVLKELEKQGVEVYSCGSCLSYFSLTERLKVGMIGNAIQGVQNMLLADSLISL, encoded by the coding sequence ATGAACAACACTATACAAATTGATGTGCGAGATTTACCCTGTCCAGAGCCAGTTTTAAAAGCAAAAAAAGCACTTTTGGGCATTAATGAACATACTCTAAAGCTTCATAACTATGAAATAATTGGCAATTCACCCTCTTCTAAAGAAAATCTTATGCGTTTTTTAAATACTGAAGGTTTTGAGTTTGAAGTAGGTTTTGGACGCGATGAGCAATTTATGATTATCCTCAAAGGTAAAGCAAGTAAGCAAAATGCACATAAGGACAAAATAATCCCTAAAATGATGCTTATTAAAAATGATCGCGTAGGTGAAGGGGAACTTGGAGGTATGCTTATTAATGGCTTTATTAAATCTCTTCTTCAAACCGATATACTCCCACAAAAGATTTTTTTTGTTAATCGTGGGGTTTTACTCACTACTGATAACAAAGAAGTGGATAATACTGAAATTGTGGAAGTGCTCAAAGAGCTTGAAAAACAAGGAGTTGAAGTTTATTCGTGTGGTTCGTGTTTAAGTTATTTTTCGCTTACAGAACGACTCAAGGTTGGTATGATAGGCAATGCTATTCAAGGTGTGCAAAATATGCTTCTTGCCGATAGCCTCATTTCACTTTAG
- the acnB gene encoding bifunctional aconitate hydratase 2/2-methylisocitrate dehydratase, with translation MREEFEQFIKDYKAHVSERDAQGIPPLPLNTTQTQSAIDMCKDTSISSEQKTFAKELLIHRVSPGVDASAKLKAAFLGEILLKNKQDWGFTPNEAVTYLGTMLGGYNVAPLIEGLSLNDNALAKACANALKHTLLIYDNFEKIAALNTPLAQEIIHSWAEAEWFKNKEGLKEKIKVCVFKVDGETNTDDLSPAGDAFTRSDIPLHAKAMLKSRIENFEQRIESAKQKAAQNNAVVAYVGDVVGTGSSRKSACNSIMWHFGKEIPFIPNKKSGGIVIGSVIAPIFFNTCEDSGALPIVADVSELKDGDIIEIDTLKGEIIKEGKIVATFKLNPITLADEIRSGGRIPLIIGRGLSARAREYLKLGKSDVFKEAKQPAQSTKGYTLAQKMVGRACGVEGVRPGSYCEPKTTTVGSQDTTGAMTRDEIKELAALSFGADFVLQSFCHTAAYPKSADVSLHATLPNFISERGGVALRPKDGVIHSWLNRMCLPDTVGTGGDSHTRFPIGISFPAGSGLIAFAAVTGSMPLDMPESVLVRFKGKLNPGITLRDLVNAIPYYAIKQGLLTVEKKGKKNIFSGRILEIEGLGDLKVEQAFELSDASAERSAAACSVRLNKEPIIEYLSSNIKLIESMIVQGYQDAKTLQRRADKMKEWIANPVLLEPDSDAEYAAIIEIDLAEIKEPILACPNDPDDVATLSEIHADSKRPKNIDEVFIGSCMTNIGHFRAFGEIVKNEGQSKTQIWIAPPTKMDEKQLTKEGYFSLFGAAGARLEAPGCSLCMGNQARVRDNAVVFSTSTRNFDNRMGKGAQVYLGSAELGGVCAMLGRLPSAQEYLEIAPKKIDDKKNNIYTYLNFHLMQDFAL, from the coding sequence ATGAGGGAAGAGTTTGAACAATTCATTAAAGACTACAAAGCACACGTAAGTGAGCGTGATGCACAGGGTATCCCACCCCTACCTCTTAACACAACACAAACACAAAGTGCAATTGATATGTGCAAGGATACAAGCATAAGCTCTGAGCAAAAAACATTTGCCAAAGAATTACTTATACATAGAGTAAGTCCGGGCGTAGATGCTTCTGCTAAATTAAAGGCAGCATTTTTAGGAGAAATACTCTTAAAAAACAAACAGGATTGGGGATTTACTCCCAACGAGGCTGTAACTTATCTAGGCACGATGCTTGGAGGCTATAATGTAGCACCACTTATTGAGGGACTTTCTCTTAATGACAATGCGCTTGCAAAAGCTTGTGCTAATGCTCTCAAACATACACTTTTAATCTATGATAATTTTGAAAAAATCGCTGCACTTAATACACCTCTTGCTCAAGAAATTATCCATTCTTGGGCTGAAGCAGAATGGTTTAAAAATAAAGAAGGCTTAAAAGAAAAAATTAAAGTATGCGTATTTAAAGTAGATGGCGAAACAAATACGGACGATTTAAGCCCAGCTGGTGATGCTTTCACACGAAGTGATATTCCTCTGCACGCTAAGGCTATGCTTAAGAGCCGAATTGAAAATTTTGAGCAACGTATAGAATCTGCAAAACAAAAAGCAGCTCAAAATAATGCTGTTGTAGCGTATGTAGGTGATGTCGTTGGCACAGGAAGTAGCCGTAAATCTGCTTGTAACTCTATTATGTGGCATTTTGGAAAAGAGATACCATTTATACCTAATAAAAAAAGTGGTGGTATCGTTATTGGAAGCGTCATTGCTCCTATATTCTTTAATACTTGTGAAGATAGTGGTGCGCTTCCCATTGTTGCTGATGTGAGCGAGCTTAAAGATGGCGATATTATTGAGATTGACACACTCAAAGGGGAAATTATTAAAGAAGGAAAAATTGTAGCAACTTTCAAGTTAAATCCTATAACTTTGGCTGATGAGATTCGCTCCGGGGGTAGAATTCCCCTTATTATTGGTAGAGGATTAAGTGCTAGAGCAAGAGAATATCTTAAACTCGGTAAAAGTGATGTCTTCAAGGAAGCCAAACAGCCTGCTCAAAGCACAAAAGGCTATACTCTAGCACAAAAAATGGTAGGACGCGCTTGTGGAGTAGAAGGTGTGCGTCCGGGAAGCTATTGTGAGCCAAAAACGACAACTGTTGGTAGCCAAGATACTACAGGTGCAATGACACGTGATGAAATTAAAGAACTCGCCGCACTAAGTTTTGGCGCAGATTTTGTGCTTCAAAGTTTCTGTCATACCGCAGCTTATCCAAAATCAGCGGATGTAAGTTTGCACGCGACTTTACCAAACTTTATCTCTGAACGCGGCGGTGTAGCATTACGACCAAAAGATGGCGTTATTCATTCGTGGCTTAATCGTATGTGTTTGCCTGATACAGTTGGTACAGGTGGGGATTCTCATACAAGATTCCCTATTGGTATTAGCTTTCCTGCAGGAAGTGGCTTAATTGCTTTTGCGGCAGTTACAGGTTCTATGCCTCTTGATATGCCAGAATCTGTACTTGTGAGATTTAAAGGTAAGCTTAATCCGGGTATAACCTTGCGGGATTTAGTTAATGCAATTCCTTATTATGCAATTAAACAAGGGCTTTTAACCGTTGAAAAAAAGGGTAAAAAAAATATCTTTAGTGGGCGGATTCTTGAAATTGAAGGTTTGGGAGACTTAAAAGTAGAGCAAGCCTTTGAGCTTAGTGATGCAAGTGCCGAAAGAAGCGCAGCTGCGTGTAGTGTGCGTCTTAATAAAGAACCCATTATCGAATACTTAAGCTCAAATATCAAGCTTATAGAATCTATGATTGTTCAAGGTTATCAAGATGCAAAAACATTGCAACGCAGAGCTGATAAGATGAAAGAATGGATTGCAAACCCTGTGCTTTTAGAGCCAGATAGCGATGCTGAATATGCTGCTATTATTGAGATTGACCTTGCTGAGATTAAAGAGCCAATTTTGGCTTGTCCTAACGACCCCGATGATGTAGCAACTTTGAGTGAGATTCACGCTGATTCTAAACGTCCAAAAAACATTGACGAAGTATTTATTGGAAGCTGTATGACAAATATTGGACACTTTAGAGCATTTGGAGAAATTGTTAAAAATGAAGGACAGAGCAAGACGCAAATTTGGATAGCACCTCCCACAAAAATGGACGAAAAACAGCTTACCAAAGAAGGATATTTCTCGCTTTTTGGTGCAGCAGGAGCAAGATTAGAAGCACCAGGTTGTAGCTTGTGTATGGGTAATCAAGCTCGTGTCCGTGATAATGCGGTAGTATTCTCCACCTCAACTCGTAATTTTGATAATCGTATGGGTAAAGGAGCACAAGTTTATCTAGGAAGTGCTGAACTTGGCGGTGTATGTGCAATGCTTGGAAGACTTCCAAGCGCACAAGAGTATCTTGAAATTGCTCCTAAAAAGATTGATGATAAGAAAAACAATATCTATACTTATCTCAACTTCCACCTTATGCAAGACTTCGCCCTCTAG
- a CDS encoding aminotransferase class V-fold PLP-dependent enzyme: MALLHTHSKVVKLIRHFFTPLLDSRYDKLSQLRSNTILDSKHYYFDFTASGLAYKIINKRIESILPYYANTHSYIASNAALMSGLYAEAKESISYSIGLNKDFILIAGGSGASFSIKKFQEIMGIYAPPRSLSHLQHLNKNLSSTPKLTLLQQLKDYDAHTHTLNFPQIIISGFEHHSNEISYRQGLCHIHKIAFDIEGLPDIKHLEEILQKIKKENKHSTIIASLSAASNVTGILTPLESCIALLRRYGAIIALDMASSSAYMQVDCADFDVAFLAPHKLLGGVGACGILAIRKSLLDAQIPPSFAGGGVIKYANDTTHCFIDDIALREEAGTPPILGLLYAALAYQLRNEIGLEWIKRRENILTQAFLYELQKIPAVSIYGDLSKERLGIVSFNIGSISPLDLCALLSKKFGIQTRAGCSCAGPYGHYLIPDGSYEKKPMWLRVSIHYTHTIKDIEYLIDAIKTCVKILRGSF; this comes from the coding sequence ATGGCTCTTTTGCATACGCATTCAAAGGTTGTTAAACTCATTCGTCATTTTTTTACACCTTTACTTGATAGTCGCTATGATAAGCTTTCGCAACTTCGTTCAAATACTATTTTGGATTCTAAACATTATTATTTTGACTTCACAGCTTCCGGTCTTGCTTATAAGATAATCAACAAACGTATAGAATCTATTTTACCCTATTATGCTAATACACATTCTTATATAGCCTCTAATGCTGCTCTAATGAGCGGACTTTATGCAGAGGCAAAGGAGAGTATTTCCTATTCAATCGGGCTTAATAAAGATTTTATACTCATCGCTGGGGGTAGTGGAGCGAGTTTTAGTATTAAAAAATTTCAAGAGATTATGGGGATTTATGCGCCTCCACGCAGTTTATCACATTTACAACATTTAAATAAAAATCTTTCTTCCACGCCAAAACTTACTTTGCTTCAACAACTTAAAGATTATGATGCACACACGCATACATTAAATTTCCCTCAAATTATTATAAGTGGGTTTGAACATCATTCTAATGAAATAAGTTACCGACAAGGGCTTTGTCATATTCATAAAATTGCTTTTGATATAGAAGGATTACCTGATATAAAGCATTTAGAAGAGATTTTGCAAAAGATAAAAAAAGAAAATAAGCACAGCACGATTATTGCTTCTTTAAGCGCAGCGTCTAATGTTACAGGGATTCTCACACCATTAGAATCTTGTATAGCATTACTTAGACGCTATGGAGCTATTATTGCGCTTGATATGGCAAGCTCATCGGCTTATATGCAAGTAGATTGTGCTGATTTTGATGTGGCATTTCTTGCACCGCATAAGCTTTTGGGTGGTGTAGGCGCGTGTGGAATCTTGGCAATAAGAAAATCTTTACTTGATGCACAGATTCCTCCAAGTTTTGCTGGTGGAGGTGTGATTAAATATGCCAATGATACGACACATTGCTTCATTGATGATATAGCTTTGCGTGAAGAAGCGGGTACTCCACCTATTTTAGGCTTACTCTATGCAGCATTAGCCTATCAATTACGCAATGAAATAGGGTTAGAATGGATTAAACGAAGAGAGAATATTCTCACTCAAGCCTTTTTATATGAATTACAAAAAATCCCAGCTGTAAGTATTTATGGAGATTTATCAAAAGAAAGATTAGGTATAGTGAGCTTTAATATTGGTTCAATTTCACCACTTGATTTATGTGCGCTTTTGAGTAAAAAATTTGGCATACAAACTCGTGCAGGGTGTAGTTGTGCGGGTCCTTATGGACATTATCTTATACCTGATGGTAGCTATGAGAAAAAGCCAATGTGGCTACGAGTAAGTATCCATTATACCCACACGATAAAGGATATAGAATATCTCATTGATGCAATTAAGACTTGTGTGAAAATATTAAGAGGCTCATTTTAG
- the htpG gene encoding molecular chaperone HtpG, translating into MMATKHQFQTEITQLLDLMIHSLYSHKEIFLRELISNASDALDKLSYLTLTQENLKTLSFEPRIDISFDEEKKTITIEDNGIGMNENDMKEHLGIIAKSGTKSFLSQLSGDKKKDSALIGQFGVGFYSAFMVAHRVVVQSKKAGEEKAYAWVSEGKGEYEIGECVKESQGTQITLYLREEDAHFASRWEIEGIIHKYSEHIAFPIYLAFVESKFEGEGENKKEIKENKQSQINTAKALWKIPKAELKDTDYKEFYATLSHDNNEPMRWIHTKVEGNLEYTTLFYIPQKAPFDLFRVDYQSGVKLYVKRVFITDDDKELLPPYLRFVRGVIDSEDLPLNVSREILQQNKILANIKSASTKKILSEITNIAKNEADYKTFYEQFGKVLKEGLYGDYENKEKILELLRFDSFKSEYISLKAYKESMGNEQKSIYYMLGENKDALKNAPLLEKFAQKGFDVLLLSDEIDAIVMPMVGEYDKVPLKSINSKEALAELGEESIDEATQNAYEPLIKGFKDALGEQIAEVKLSSLGDAPLTLIKEDNNPMMANLMAQMGQKVPETKPILQLNITHPLFEKLKTAQEDKIKQSALLLFGAALILEGSTLKNAKDFNTELNSLLLQSL; encoded by the coding sequence ATTATGGCAACAAAACATCAATTTCAAACCGAAATCACGCAGCTTTTAGATTTAATGATACATTCTTTGTATTCTCATAAAGAAATTTTTTTACGAGAGCTTATCAGTAACGCATCTGACGCACTTGATAAGCTCTCATATCTCACGCTCACACAAGAGAATCTTAAAACTCTTTCTTTTGAGCCACGCATTGATATTTCTTTTGATGAAGAGAAAAAAACCATTACCATAGAAGACAATGGTATAGGTATGAATGAAAATGATATGAAAGAACATCTGGGTATTATTGCCAAATCTGGCACAAAAAGCTTTCTTTCACAATTAAGCGGAGATAAAAAGAAAGATTCTGCACTTATTGGGCAATTTGGTGTGGGTTTTTATTCAGCCTTTATGGTCGCTCATCGTGTTGTAGTGCAAAGCAAAAAAGCAGGAGAGGAAAAAGCCTATGCTTGGGTGAGTGAAGGCAAAGGTGAGTATGAGATTGGCGAATGTGTTAAAGAATCTCAAGGGACACAAATCACGCTTTATCTACGAGAAGAAGATGCTCATTTTGCTTCACGATGGGAAATTGAAGGCATTATTCATAAATATTCTGAACACATTGCTTTTCCTATTTATCTTGCATTTGTGGAATCAAAATTTGAAGGTGAAGGTGAAAATAAAAAGGAAATAAAAGAAAATAAGCAATCTCAAATCAATACTGCTAAAGCTCTGTGGAAAATCCCTAAAGCAGAGCTAAAGGACACAGATTATAAGGAATTTTACGCCACACTCTCTCACGATAATAATGAGCCTATGCGGTGGATTCATACCAAAGTTGAGGGTAATTTAGAATACACTACGCTTTTTTATATCCCACAAAAAGCCCCATTTGACCTTTTCCGCGTGGATTATCAATCAGGTGTGAAACTCTATGTAAAACGTGTATTTATTACCGATGATGATAAAGAGCTTTTGCCTCCATATTTGCGATTTGTGCGAGGTGTCATTGATAGTGAAGATTTACCACTTAATGTCAGCCGTGAAATCCTCCAACAAAATAAAATTCTCGCCAATATCAAATCTGCTTCAACAAAGAAAATCTTAAGTGAAATTACCAATATTGCAAAAAATGAGGCAGATTATAAGACCTTTTATGAACAATTTGGCAAAGTGCTTAAAGAGGGATTGTATGGAGATTATGAAAATAAAGAAAAGATTCTAGAATTATTGAGATTTGATAGCTTTAAATCAGAATATATTTCGCTCAAAGCGTATAAAGAGTCTATGGGAAATGAGCAAAAAAGTATTTATTATATGCTTGGTGAAAATAAAGACGCACTTAAAAATGCTCCTTTACTTGAAAAATTTGCACAAAAAGGCTTTGATGTGCTACTTTTAAGTGATGAAATTGATGCAATAGTAATGCCAATGGTAGGTGAATATGATAAAGTGCCGCTTAAGAGTATTAATTCCAAAGAAGCTCTTGCAGAATTAGGAGAAGAATCTATTGATGAAGCAACACAAAATGCTTATGAGCCTCTTATCAAAGGCTTTAAAGACGCACTAGGAGAGCAAATTGCTGAAGTGAAGCTTTCAAGTCTTGGTGATGCACCACTTACACTTATTAAAGAAGATAATAATCCTATGATGGCAAATCTTATGGCACAAATGGGGCAAAAAGTGCCAGAAACTAAACCTATACTTCAACTTAATATCACACACCCTCTTTTTGAAAAACTTAAAACCGCACAAGAGGATAAAATCAAACAAAGTGCTTTGTTACTTTTTGGGGCTGCCCTCATTCTTGAAGGTAGCACATTAAAAAATGCTAAAGACTTTAATACAGAACTTAATAGCCTTTTACTCCAAAGCCTGTAG